The window AGCACTCCCGTTTTTTGGATGCCGAATGGTTGCCAACGCATAATGCAGATAACGAGAAAACAGCAACAGTATCCCAGACTCCTTTTGCAAACCTCGATAAACTGTTATCTGGCAAGAAAAATAGCAAATCAGAAGAATAAATATAACAAGCCGGGTAGGGCGCAGGAAAATTGTTTGACGCTGGCTTTTTCGGCGTAGAGTCCAGAATAGTCTGGAATCTTCCAGATGAGTTCCCCAAGAGAAAGATACGATGAATTATTCTCAGTCAGTTGACTGAAACGTGGTTCCGTATTAATTTTGTTTTAATAGACCTTAAAACCTAACCAAAAGAATAAAAAAGTTGAGAGAGGAGATTGTATTATGGAAAGCGAACATGTCATCACTGTGAACGACGGTGAATTTGAGGCGAAAGTAGAAAAAAACGAACTGCCCTGCTTGGTGGATTTTTGGGCGCCGTGGTGCGGTCCCTGCAAGGCCATCGGCCCTGTTATTGAAGAATTGGCTGAAGAATTTGCCGGTAAAGTGCAGATCGCCAAGATGAATGTGGATGAAAGCCCGGCTACTCCGGGAAAATTCGGTATCAAGGCCATCCCGACCCTGATTTTGTTTAAAGACGGTGAAGCGGTTGACCGTATCACCGGTGCTGTGGGCAAGGCCCAGCTCAAAGAGCTTATCAGCAAGGTATCCTGATAAGCATCTTGTGGAGCAGGTATTGCCGGGGCGAATCTCTGTGTTCGCCCTTTCCGTTTTTTATATTTTTTTTAAATATTACCTATGAAAAAAACAGACTATCAGCTTATCATCGTCGGTGGCGGACCAGCCGGATTGACAGCAGGAGTGTACGCTGCACGAGGTCGCCTGAACACCTTGCTTATAGAAAAAGGTGCTGTTGGCGGTCAGGTGCTACTGACAGATTGGGTGGATAATTATCCTGGTTTTTACGACGGTATCACGGGCTTTGAGTTGATGGACAAAATGACGGCCCATGTTGATCGTTTTGGTCTGGAGAAAAAAATTGCCGCTGTGACAGCAATGGATCTTCAGGGCGAGCAAAAGAAAATCACCTTGGAATCAGGGGAAGAACTGACTGCGCAATCCGTCATCATCAGCACCGGTGCCAAGCCGAGAAAGCTTGATGTGCCCGGAGAAGAGGAGTTGCAGGGCAGGGGCGTTTCCTATTGTGCCACCTGTGACGCTCCGTTTTATCGGGACCAGGAGATCGCCGTGGTTGGCGGCGGCAACACAGCTGTGCAGGAGGCTCTGCATCTGACGAAATTCGCCTCCAAGGTCACAGTGATTCATCGACGTGATAGCCTGAGGGCCACCGCTATTTTGCAGGAAAAGGCCTTTGCCGAGAAAAAAATCGAGTTTATCTGGGACGCCCAGGTCAGCGAGATTGTCGGCAATGATGATGGGGTGGAGTCGCTCAATATTCAGCATAATGACGACTCGACGTCCAACCTACCGGTTACCGGGATCTTTGTCCTGATCGGTGTGGTACCGAATAATGAAATGCTCCCTCTGGAACAGCTGGAAACCGATGAAGGTGGTTTTGTTTTCACCGATCATGAAATGTGTACCAAGCTACCCGGTGTCTACGCAGCCGGTGATATCCGCAGCAAGAACTCCCGCCAGATCATCAATGCTGCCGGTGAAGGGGCGACAGCAGAGCTTTCCGCAGAACATTATCTCAGTAACTTGGCCGATAACGCCGATTGAAGCGGATACGGAGAAAGAACGGTTTGCATTTTTTTGAAATTACAAGGCACTGGTGCTTTCATCTCCGGGAAGGGCAGGGCGAGCAGGATAACGTGCGTATCGACGTTTGGAAGCCTGTTGCCGTTTTTTGATATCTCGAAATATTCTTTTGATATCATATCCGAACTGTGCTGCATGGTTATCTCGTGCTTTGCGCACTTCGGTCACGATGGGGTTACAGATTGTTGTCTTCATAATCGGACTCCATTAATTCATCAGGTGTGCAGATGATCGTCGGTTCATAACCGGCGTTTCGGCAGACTTTGTCGATTTGCGACCGCATGGTCGCATTAGCAATGTGTCGACAGTTCCATGTTACCAGATATTCCACCCCGTTTGTAACAGCAATTGCAATATGACCGGCATCTTCTACCGCCTTTTGGGGGATTGCACCGGAGTCTATCAGTTGCTGGGCCAACGCCGCCGCTTCTTCGGAGGCATCAAGAAGGGTTACGGATTCGAGTGCAGTCAGTCGGGCATGAGCGGCATCAGTATCACCGGTAGCTGCTTCGGATATAACCAGTTCCGAAGCGACCAGCTCAAATCGGTCTGTCGCATCACGCCACCATTCACGGGTAGTCTGCTGGTTTCCGGCAATCACAACATCACGGGAAGGCCATGCTGTCAGGTAACTGACCACAGTGGTTTCGATATAGACTTTGGGTTTCATACGTTGGACTCCTTCTGTTTTACAGTCTGAGCTGGGTACTGTGCGCCATCCCAAAAAATCCCCGTGGCCGGAAGGTCAGAATAATCAGGATGATGGTGTAGGCGATGAGATCGCGGAAGGTCGACGGAAAGACCATAGCCGTGAAGATCTCAATGGCTCCCAGAAGATAACCGGCCAGAGCCGCTCCCATGATTGACCCCCTCCCTCCGAGAATAGCCGCAACAAATGCCTTCCAGCCGAGCAGAATACCCATATAGGGATCCAGTACCGGATATGCCTGCCCATATAAAATACCCGCAACCGAGGCCAAACCAGCACCGATGGCAAAGGTCAGCGGGGCCAGGACGTTAATGGATACGCCCATAAGGGGTACAGCCTGAAAATCATAGGACATGGCCCGCATAGCCATTCCCCATTTGGTTTTTTGGATAAAAGTGTGCAAGGCCAGCATGAGGATCAGAGAGACCACAATGATCAGTATTTTAACATTGGTAAAGTAGATCCCGCCGACATTATAGCTGACCGACTCTATCAGGGTGGGGAAGCTGAGCCGCTTGGCCCCGAGAATGATCAGGTTGCCTGTTTCAAAGATGATGCCGATCATCAGGCCAGTGATGGCGGCGGAGGCTCTGGGGGCACCCCGTAAGGGGCGGTATCCCACTACTTCGACAAAAACACCGACCCAGGCCGTAAGAAACATGGTCACGGCAACCGTGAACAGGAAGATCATCCAGCCCGGCATGATTGCGCCGAATAAGGCTAGGAGCAGAGTGGCGATGCCGAATCCAATATAGGTACCCACCATGAAGATATCTCCATGGGCAAAGTTAAACAGCATCAGTACGCCGTAGACCATAGAATAGCCGATAGAGATGACAGCATAAAAGCTGCCCCACTGCAAAGCGTTAATCAGGTTCTGGAGGAAATATTCCATTATATTAATGCTCCTAGGGCTCCTATAGAGAGAAAGATGTTCGCATGGTGACGAACTCTGAAATGATTCACATATTCAAGGAATATACCATACAAGAAAAGCCCTTGCATGAGGAAAGGCGAGAGGGCGTAGAAAAGGATTTTCAGGTTCAAGCAGTACGTCGAAGAGAAGAAAAATGACGAAAAGTGATTAAAGATGACTTTTTTTATTTTTTATAAATCCAGGTGCTTGAGTGTTAAAAAGATCAGTAAAACAAAGAGACGCTTGCTTTTACGCTTGCTTTATGATGGGGGATAGGGTAAAAAGTAGCCGTTTTGGTATCAGTACAATCTCCCTAATTATACGAGGAAAAGAAGTATGAGTTTTCTTGAAGGATTACTTTGGCTCACGCTTAATGTCTATCATGAAGCCCGGAGCGAGCCGCAAATAGGACAGCTTGCTGTTGCCCATGTCACGCTGAACCGGGCAAGCCAAAATAAAAGAACCGTAGAGCAGACTGTCACTGCACCGCGCCAATTCAGCTGGACGTTTTTGCAGAAGTCC is drawn from Candidatus Electrothrix rattekaaiensis and contains these coding sequences:
- a CDS encoding type II toxin-antitoxin system VapC family toxin, whose product is MKPKVYIETTVVSYLTAWPSRDVVIAGNQQTTREWWRDATDRFELVASELVISEAATGDTDAAHARLTALESVTLLDASEEAAALAQQLIDSGAIPQKAVEDAGHIAIAVTNGVEYLVTWNCRHIANATMRSQIDKVCRNAGYEPTIICTPDELMESDYEDNNL
- the trxA gene encoding thioredoxin, which encodes MESEHVITVNDGEFEAKVEKNELPCLVDFWAPWCGPCKAIGPVIEELAEEFAGKVQIAKMNVDESPATPGKFGIKAIPTLILFKDGEAVDRITGAVGKAQLKELISKVS
- a CDS encoding cell wall hydrolase; translated protein: MSFLEGLLWLTLNVYHEARSEPQIGQLAVAHVTLNRASQNKRTVEQTVTAPRQFSWTFLQKSYMPKEGDAFVDCLQTAMKAMTTPDFTDGATFYHREDVHPKWAGQKNYVAQYGEHIFYRN
- the trxB gene encoding thioredoxin-disulfide reductase, coding for MKKTDYQLIIVGGGPAGLTAGVYAARGRLNTLLIEKGAVGGQVLLTDWVDNYPGFYDGITGFELMDKMTAHVDRFGLEKKIAAVTAMDLQGEQKKITLESGEELTAQSVIISTGAKPRKLDVPGEEELQGRGVSYCATCDAPFYRDQEIAVVGGGNTAVQEALHLTKFASKVTVIHRRDSLRATAILQEKAFAEKKIEFIWDAQVSEIVGNDDGVESLNIQHNDDSTSNLPVTGIFVLIGVVPNNEMLPLEQLETDEGGFVFTDHEMCTKLPGVYAAGDIRSKNSRQIINAAGEGATAELSAEHYLSNLADNAD
- a CDS encoding branched-chain amino acid ABC transporter permease, with product MEYFLQNLINALQWGSFYAVISIGYSMVYGVLMLFNFAHGDIFMVGTYIGFGIATLLLALFGAIMPGWMIFLFTVAVTMFLTAWVGVFVEVVGYRPLRGAPRASAAITGLMIGIIFETGNLIILGAKRLSFPTLIESVSYNVGGIYFTNVKILIIVVSLILMLALHTFIQKTKWGMAMRAMSYDFQAVPLMGVSINVLAPLTFAIGAGLASVAGILYGQAYPVLDPYMGILLGWKAFVAAILGGRGSIMGAALAGYLLGAIEIFTAMVFPSTFRDLIAYTIILIILTFRPRGFFGMAHSTQLRL